The DNA window ACATTTGACATAATCCTTCAGAAGACTTATCACTTCACGCTGCAACAAAGACACATTGGTGCCCAGAAGGGCAGAAACAGGTACAGGATTGTGAACCAACCTCTTTAAGATCGCCAATTTTCGTTCAAGCTCCTGCCCTTCTAGGAGATCGATTTTGTTGAGAACTGTCACAATAGGGATTCCTGTGGCACCAATTGTTTGAATGGTATCTAAGCAAACGTTCAACTTGTTCTCTATGTCCTCCTGAGCTTCGCTCATATCCACAACCAGCAAAATGAGATCCGAGAAAATAGTTTCCTCAAGCGTTGAGTGAAAAGCCTCAATAAGAGTCAGAGGCAAGCGATCAATGAAGCCAACAGTATCGGTCAGCAAGACCTTCTTGTTGGACAGGCTTACTGCTCGTGTTGTTGTTGACAAAGTAGTGAACAAGCCTTCGCCAACTCGCACCTCTTCTTTAGCTAAAGCGTTGAACAAAGAACTTTTGCCAGCGTTTGTGTAGCCAGCTAGGGAAATTATCGAGTATCCAAGTTCCAAACGGCGCTTTCGATGAAGGCTTCGCTTTTTACCCACAGTCTTCAACCTGCTTTTAATGTGATGGATTTGCCGCTTAATGGTGTCATAATACACGTCCACTTGATATGCGCCCAGTCCCATGAACCCTGGCTGCTCACCTCTTTTTGCTAGTTTGACTTTCTCTTTGGCGCGTGGCAACTCGTAGCGAAGTCGAGCAAGGTCTATTTGCAGCTTAGCCTCAGTGGTTGCGGCTCTGCGAGCAAATATCTCCAGAATGAGTTGAAAACGATCTAGAGCTTCAACACCGGTTTCCTTAACTAAGTTATATGCTTGAAGCGACTTGAGCTCGTTATCAAAGATTATTCTTTCCGCCTTTTTGTCTTTGACCAAATCAGCGAGTTCTTCAACCTTGCCGGATCCTATTTGATAGCTTGGATCAGCGTGCCTTACCTGCTCCATTCTGCCAACAACGGTGTATCCAGCAGAATGGGCAAGGCTTTGAAGCTCGCCGAGGCTTGATGGCTCACGGCTTAGGCGTCGCTGAACTATTATTGCTCTCGTTTGTGCCTTCTGCCTCCAATTTACGTTTCTTTCTTCTCTTTTTTCACCTTTAGAATGTCCCCCAGCGTAGGTGACGCTGGGCGAGAGGCTAACGCCTGAGTTGGAATCTTAGGTTCAGAAACAGGAGCTAACAGCTTAAGCCTCAGAGCATGTTCCAACTTCTCCGTTAATAAGTTGTCAGGAGTCATCTTCCCGCTTTCGATCTTGCGCAAGACTGAAACCTTCTCGCTAATTTTCTTGCCTAACTCCTGGTGGCTTAAGCTCATTCTTTCACGCGCCAACCTTATCCTATTGCCGAAGTCATCTACAAGCTCCAAGTTGTCTGCTACAGATATTGGGGGCTGCCTCTTAGGGGGCAGCACAGGTGCGGTCATCCTTCTCGCCACCTTCTTCAAACGCGGCTCAGCCTTAGCCTCCCAAACAACAGAGCCAAGCTTAGCACATTCGCTGCATACCAACATCTTGGCACCTTCAATGTTGGCTTTGAATGGGGGCCCAATTATTCTGCGTCCGCAGACTTCGCAGCGCATGTCGAAATTCACTCTCCAAAATTGTTTTTACATGCATCTTGTCTTTATACTTTGTTAAGATCCTATGGTGCACTTCGGCTTGAAGCACAAACAGGAGACTCTTGAAAAAATTCGCAAGATAGCGGATTACCAGTTCGGCAAAGCTGCAGGCAACTTTTTGTTCCCTAACGGCGTCAACACAGCCCTTTCGAGAAAAACCGGGAGAATAAGACATGTTCGCTGCAGGGATAAGTTGTTGGCTACACTGCGCCCCACGGATGGCACGTTTTCACTTACAATTGACGGTGCAAAACGCCTGATTCGAGCTAATGCACCAAGTTTGTGGGCGAAGGTTTCTGAAGAGGCAGCATCTTTCATCAGCAAGGGCAAAAGCGTCTTCGCCAAACACATAATCGACGCTGATGCGGAAATTCGACCTCACGACGAAGTAATAGTTCTAGACAAAGGCGGCAATGTTTTGGCCGTTGGCAAAGCAGTTCTGACGGGCACAGAAATGAAGCTGTTCACACGAGGATTAGCTGTTCGCGTGCGTAGAGGCGTGGACGAAAAACGAAAGAACCAAGTGAAACAACATTCAGGTAGACGCCGCGACCAGCGCACCTTAGCAGTTGAGGAGCCTCAGAATTGCTAACTAGACTGAAAGAACGCATTCAGCAGCTGATGGTAGACGAGGCTAGACTCGCACACAAGGTCGGTTTAACGCCGAATCAGATCAGCTTCCTCGGAGTGCTGGCCGCGCTATTCTCTGCATACCTATACTGGACCTCACGATCCGACGATGCCGTACTGATCGCTGCAGCGGTATTGCTACTGATTTCGGGCTTCTTTGATGCTTTAGACGGCGTCCTAGCAAGGACTTATGGTAGGATCACTCTATTCGGCGGCTTTCTCGACTCGCTTCTCGATCGTTATGCTGATTCCATGGTTCTAGTCGGAGTAACTCTAGGTTGGCTAGCAACGGAACCATCATGGCTACTCATCGGTCTCGCCGCTCTAATGGGTACCTTACTAGTCAGTTACAGCCGTGCCAGAGCTGAGGCTGCAGGCGTCAAAATGGAGACAGTGGGTTTGGCTGAACGAGCTGAGCGCATAATGATTATAGTGGCTGCTAGCTTCCTTACCCTTCTTTGGAGAGACGCACTACACTGGAGCATGTTTTTCCTCGCTGTGCTTACGAATCTGACCGTGCTGCATAGAACCATCTACTTCAGAAGAAAAGCTCGAGAGAAGGAGTCTGCAACCACAACTGTCGTCTAGTATCTGGGACGTCGCCAAGCTCTTCGCCGTTCATCCCGAGCTCGCACTTTGACGATGCCTCGGTGCACGGCGCATGACACACAGTAGTATTTGGTCTCAACATGAGTGGGCAGATAGGCACCTCTTTGACGAAGCTCTCGAGCCAGTGTGGGCTCAACCAAAGTTACCGGACGAGAGATCTTCTTCGCCTTGTCAGATGGGACCAAACCTCCGCATGAACTACACTGCACTAGATCGCTTCGTCCCTTTCCGCCTTTGGCTCGGCCTCGGCTTTTTCTTTTCACAGGCACCTTTCGCAGCCCCAGAGTTTAATTATTATTCGAATGAAGTAGCATGCTTATAGATGTTTCCACCATGACACATAAAAGCAAATTTGACCTTGTGACGGTCGGGCACTTTGCCGTAGACACTATAAACTTACCCATAGTAACGCCGGCGAGAACAACGTTAGGAGGACCGCCAACATACGTTTCAGTCGCAGCTGCGAGACTTGGCGCCGAGGTTTCCGTAATCTCAAAGGTTGGCGGCGATTTTTCAAGAGAGCATCGAGATTGGCTTCTGAGCAACGGCGTAGACTTATCAGGGCTAAAACAGGTCGAAAGGAGTGTCACCACACATTTCATTCTTAGATACCAAGCCGCTAATGAACGAAAGCTTCAGCTGAAAACTCGTGCTCCCCGAATATCTGCGATGGACATACCGGCTTCGCTGCAAGCCGAAGCCATCCATGTTGCACCAATTGCAAATGAGTTGTCAACAGACACAATTGCAAAGCTTCGTAAAACAACCAACACGCTGTCGCTTGACCCACAGGGCTTTGTACGCTCCTTCAACACATGGGGGAACATGAAGCCTAGGCACTGGGCGCCCAGATCAACTTTGGAACTAATTGATGTATACAAATCCTCGATAAACGAGATGAAAATGGTAGTGGGAACCCACGAGGTCAAACAAGCCGCAAGAAAGATCCAAGACTACGGTGTAAAGGTTGTGATTGCTACGCGAGGTCTGAAAGGTTCAACGCTTCTCATAGACAACGCCTTCTACAACGTGCCCGCATCCAAACCACAAGTAGTTGTTGATCCCACAGGTGCTGGCGACGCGTATATTGGTGCCTTCTTAGCCGAATACATTGAGGGTAAGGATCCATTCTGGTGTGCTTGTGTGGGTTCTGCAATGGCTTCTTTCGTGGTGGAGGGCGTTGGTCCAGAAAGATTTGGCAGCAAGCAAGAGACTTATGAGCGAGCTGGGCGAATATATCAGAAAGACATATGAAAGGTGATTAAACTAGGTGGTGCAAGCGTCGTGGGACGTGTTTCTAAAGGCGTGAAATGCAGTGTGACTGGATGCAGCAACGACGCTATTCGTTCACTGCAAACTGATAAAGTGAAAAACGCGGGTCTAAAAGTCAGCGAGTCCCGGCGAACATATCTGTGTAAAGAACACTATAAGGAATTCAAAAAGGAAACAAAGAAAGACCGTGCCCTAGAAAAGTGGAGACGTGGCGTTCCAGGCAGAACTTGAGAATGTCCTACCTAGCGTTCTTTCAAACAGACCATCGATACGTGAACGCAAGACTAATCTGTAGAAAACTCATTCTATGATTGAGTTCGCATAATTGAGCGAGGCAGACCTGTTTTGAGAATACTGCAGCTGCATTCCGACTTCATTGAGATCAAGCCGATAAAAAAAGAGATAGCCATAGCCGAGGATGCTGAGACAAGGCCCTTCAGACTAGACGACCTTGTCGTTCTGTTCACATGTGTGGAGCAGGGCGACGACGAATCAGTTGCTAAGCAAGCTATGAGCGCTGTGAACGAGTCGCTGAAGACCCTGAAAGCAAATAGAATCCTGATCTATCCGTATGCGCACTTGAGCACGAATCTAGCCAAGCCTGCAGACGCTCTCAGAATTCTCAAAACAATGGAAAAGCACTCCACAAACCTTGGCCTAGAGACACATCGAAGCCCCTTCGGGTGGAACAAACAGTTCACTATCTCCATCAAAGGGCATCCCTTGGCAGAAC is part of the Candidatus Bathyarchaeia archaeon genome and encodes:
- a CDS encoding PfkB family carbohydrate kinase — translated: MTHKSKFDLVTVGHFAVDTINLPIVTPARTTLGGPPTYVSVAAARLGAEVSVISKVGGDFSREHRDWLLSNGVDLSGLKQVERSVTTHFILRYQAANERKLQLKTRAPRISAMDIPASLQAEAIHVAPIANELSTDTIAKLRKTTNTLSLDPQGFVRSFNTWGNMKPRHWAPRSTLELIDVYKSSINEMKMVVGTHEVKQAARKIQDYGVKVVIATRGLKGSTLLIDNAFYNVPASKPQVVVDPTGAGDAYIGAFLAEYIEGKDPFWCACVGSAMASFVVEGVGPERFGSKQETYERAGRIYQKDI
- the hflX gene encoding GTPase HflX; the protein is MIVQRRLSREPSSLGELQSLAHSAGYTVVGRMEQVRHADPSYQIGSGKVEELADLVKDKKAERIIFDNELKSLQAYNLVKETGVEALDRFQLILEIFARRAATTEAKLQIDLARLRYELPRAKEKVKLAKRGEQPGFMGLGAYQVDVYYDTIKRQIHHIKSRLKTVGKKRSLHRKRRLELGYSIISLAGYTNAGKSSLFNALAKEEVRVGEGLFTTLSTTTRAVSLSNKKVLLTDTVGFIDRLPLTLIEAFHSTLEETIFSDLILLVVDMSEAQEDIENKLNVCLDTIQTIGATGIPIVTVLNKIDLLEGQELERKLAILKRLVHNPVPVSALLGTNVSLLQREVISLLKDYVKCSFVIPMQSQHASFISWLHSRADVQSLRYEGDLVRVDFESVPWFADRVRERVNQLGGAFEKA
- a CDS encoding 30S ribosomal protein S26e, producing MPVKRKSRGRAKGGKGRSDLVQCSSCGGLVPSDKAKKISRPVTLVEPTLARELRQRGAYLPTHVETKYYCVSCAVHRGIVKVRARDERRRAWRRPRY
- a CDS encoding PUA domain-containing protein, which produces MKHKQETLEKIRKIADYQFGKAAGNFLFPNGVNTALSRKTGRIRHVRCRDKLLATLRPTDGTFSLTIDGAKRLIRANAPSLWAKVSEEAASFISKGKSVFAKHIIDADAEIRPHDEVIVLDKGGNVLAVGKAVLTGTEMKLFTRGLAVRVRRGVDEKRKNQVKQHSGRRRDQRTLAVEEPQNC
- a CDS encoding CDP-alcohol phosphatidyltransferase family protein, which produces MLTRLKERIQQLMVDEARLAHKVGLTPNQISFLGVLAALFSAYLYWTSRSDDAVLIAAAVLLLISGFFDALDGVLARTYGRITLFGGFLDSLLDRYADSMVLVGVTLGWLATEPSWLLIGLAALMGTLLVSYSRARAEAAGVKMETVGLAERAERIMIIVAASFLTLLWRDALHWSMFFLAVLTNLTVLHRTIYFRRKAREKESATTTVV
- a CDS encoding multiprotein bridging factor aMBF1; translation: MRCEVCGRRIIGPPFKANIEGAKMLVCSECAKLGSVVWEAKAEPRLKKVARRMTAPVLPPKRQPPISVADNLELVDDFGNRIRLARERMSLSHQELGKKISEKVSVLRKIESGKMTPDNLLTEKLEHALRLKLLAPVSEPKIPTQALASRPASPTLGDILKVKKEKKET